GGTGTGTGTTGCACCATCGACATTCACAAGCTGTTAATGGCTTCCAGTCCGCGCTGTAAGCCACCGCCAACGCTCAACTAATAAGAATCACAACTTTTCCCAGTCGTTTGGAAATACAGCTCTGCTCAGAgaaatcacttttttatttcactagTTTTATGTGTGACCAGTCATTTCTCTGAgtattattttcacatttggGTCTGTTAACCTGAACGGATGccaaataaaccaaaatatgTTCAGTGGTTATGAAGCCAGCCTCATAAGAATGAGTCAAATCTGTGGCATGAACACAGCTGCACATCAGCTGTATTTCTGTAGCCTGTGGTGCAGCTATGTCAAACCACTGGcatctctttttaaaatctaaGCCAAAGGGACTTAAGGTTGTTTGTATTGCATGGCCTCTGCTGTCAATAAACCTTGGTTGTTTCCTGTCttaatacttttattaaatCGTAAAATCCCCCAAAACCTGCAATATCTTTTGCTAATTGTGTCTTGTCCTGCCGAAAAAGGGATATGTATCGATCGTTATTATTTCTGATGGCTCTTCTTGTCGTTGATATAGAACAAACACTTTGGAATAAAATAGTGGAAGCCACTTGATGGATAACTTTTGTCAATGTGGTTTTGCAGTGACATGAAATAGCATTATTTAAGATTCAGTTTCCTGCTATCATTTTTCTTGCTGCCCCAAAAGCTCAACGATCAGCTGCCAGCGGCGGATGTTTTCAATGTTCTGAATGGTTTTGTTTGTAAGTGTCACATTGTTGCCTTCTACCTGTCAGTCACATGAGATTAGAGAGACCGGACGAGCTGACACGTTGGACAAACGCAGCATTGCCTGATGAAAGGTTTAACAGATTAGTCTCTTTTTTCGTGGGAAGAGCAACACCCCAggtatcaatcttctctgtgaatGCACGCTGTAGCCTAGAGGACTGGGATTTCAAGACAAATAATACTGCTGCTTACGGGAGCCAAAGGGACAAATGATGTAAGGCAAAGTAAGCAGAGAAGGTGACAGGGTTGAGATAGCATTTGACAATTTAAAAATTGTTGCCACTGAATCACATTTGCTCTCTCAATGCATTGAACTCCTTTGGATATCATACTGAATATTCCTTGCTGGAGTTCAGATGCATGGTGACCTTTTTGTCTCGAGTCAACACGCATTGTTTTGCTGAGGCAGGTACACACCCATATTTCCCACAGTCTCGCAGCATTTGACAGTTGCTTACATAagaattaaacaataaataattcaaagttTTTCTATTTCTCAAATGTCAAATTCAGTTGGTAAATCGTTTTTCCAATGCATCGGCCAATGTATGAATGCTTTTGTTTAGCATCAGTGTGTCtgtaatctttatttaaaacccTTCCACACATTAGCAGGTCTAACACACAGAGCTTAAATTGGGTCCCAGACGGCCTGGACGGTCATGGTTTCTGTTAACTCAACTGAAGTCCAAACCACTGTAGCATTTAATGTGCCTAAActcaatttaaacacattttaaccatgACCTAAAATGTACCATTGCGGAGTCACACTCACTTTCTTTTTATACCTTATGAGTTTTTCACATTGTAGAAATAATGACAGACAATTTTTACAGAGACATAGTTGCACACAGAAGATACGTTCAGAAATagaacaatatttacattgaatCTGGATATACTAAAAACCTATACAGTATCTGCTACAGAGTACTAGTATTAGTTAAAGTGGAGAAGCAGCTTAGTGTACAGATGTGGGGACTGCTGATACTGAGCTGACATAATTAACAACATGTTATGTATTCTGTTCTGTACTGCTGGTTTCTTTATGGTACTGGTTATGAGGGGTGGGGGAAATCATCTATTCAGAAATGCGCCATATCGTAATTTGTCATATCAcaatacttagcatatcgtagaatcgCAATGCTGTTGTATCATGGCTTAAGTACCGCAATATTATtgtatcgtggggaccctgtTAATTCCCACCCATACACTACATTTCTATAAAAAGTGAAAGCAATAGATGTTTCTGTtgtaattttaaacattttaagccCACTGTATTGGCTGAATGAATGACCTTTCTTTTCCGTCTCTATCCATCTCATCTGCTTTCCTGCAGAGTGTATCAGAGCCCGAAGTCCCTGCAGTCATCCCCCCATCCCAGCAGGGGGTTGAGGAGCTGTCAGAGGCTGTGGCAGGGCTGGACAGCGTGGAGGAGGTCATGAAGTTCCTGGAGCCGGAGCGATGGCAGCTGGATATCGAGGAGTTGTACAAACCAACGTGGCATGTGCTTGGGAAATCCTTCATCCATAATAAGAAAGCCAGAGGTACGACACTTTTAAACTCATACATCATAATGGACTTtacatgaaacaaaacatttaagaagtTATAAAGATTATTTCAAAGGTAAATGATTTTGATCGTCTactttctgtgtctttgagGAGGAGCTGATCTCAATCTGTTGAGGGAGGAAGTGCGATTGTACAGCTGCACCCCACGCAACTTCTCCGTCTCCTTGCgcgaggagctgaagaggacaGATGCCATTTTCTGGCCAAGCTGCCTCCTGGTGAAGCGCTGTGGTGGAAACTGTGCCTGTTGCTCTCACCGCTGCTTCGACTGCCAGTGTGTTCCTGCCAGGGTCACAAAGAAATACCATGAGGTGAATATCATCCTGGCCGTGAAATACGAGGAACATTAAACgtgtttatacattttcaacTTCAGATTTGAAAGGAAAGCCAGTTCAGAGCCAAACATTTTAAAGGTCAAATTATATAATTacaagaagaaagcaaagaCCGGGGCTGTGTATGTCGGCTTACCATATAtggttttatatttacaattatgctttaataaaaaacattgtgagGTCTCACTAACTTCAGGGTTAGGGTAACGGTTAATTGAGATGACATTTGTTGAGCACATTCATGCTAAAATGTGGGGAATCCATGAAATGGATCgaagcctgcaagctagttcaGAAACGCACCAATGATTCATAAACACGTGACATGCCTCACCCTGTCATAtaaccaaccaaacacatttactgtaattTCTATTCAAGCTGTTACATtttccatctctccctcctatttcaggcttctaattAAATGAAACTGCAATACCATGTATAGTTTGGGAATTGAGATGAGGTCACTGGCCTCATCACAACTCTTTagacaaatattgttttgtccAAGTGTTTGATGTTCAGTTGTTTACTTATGCATCCTCCTCTCTGACAGGTCCTACTGCTGAAACATCGAAGCGGAGTCAAAGGCCTGCAGAAGTCTATGACTGATGTCCTCTTGGAGCACCATGAGgagtgtgcctgtgtgtgtaaagatgACTTGGACTGACCTCACACATATAATAGCTGCCACCAGAATCGCACAGTTCATTAGAAATGAACCTGTGCAGCTGTTGCAACGTTCTGTATCTCATCCACTTCCACTGGGAGCTAACAAGATTGTCCCTTCATCCTGTTGTCCTTTCGCTAATTGGATAAAACGGAATAGACTGGAATCTAATAAGTCTGCTGAATGGATTTGAATGCTGTGGAATACCAATAGTGCGATTTGAGTGCATTTTAGAGAGACACTGGAGCAGATCTGGATCTTTGCGCTCTGAAGACTATTTCCTTTTCAGAGATATGAACATTGAGGTGCCTTTTCCTCTTCTTGAGGTCTCTTTTAAGGTTCAGCCAGTGTGGGCTGATAGTGTCATGGAAAATGGGAGCTTCTTTGttcaagtactttttttttatgtctataAGCGAGCTGGCTCCAGCTGCCTTactccctctgctcctctattattatcattgaGGCAAAGAGAGGTCCTTCTTCATGAGCAGTTTTCCTTTGCTCTCCTTTTGTTCCACCACAGATTTAATCTGCAGCCACGGTATTGTTAAAGCGTCTTGCTCATAAGACTGTCTTATGTGTAAATATTT
The DNA window shown above is from Eleginops maclovinus isolate JMC-PN-2008 ecotype Puerto Natales chromosome 23, JC_Emac_rtc_rv5, whole genome shotgun sequence and carries:
- the pdgfc gene encoding platelet-derived growth factor C isoform X3; translated protein: MASAKDSNSGVQNSHQEKIITVSGEGMVNSPDFPHRYPRNTVLVWRLVAPETMRIQLTFDEKFGLEDPEDGICKYDFVELEDLTEKTILGRWCGSESAPASHTSKGSQIRIRFISDEYFPSEPGFSIHYSPLPVSVSEPEVPAVIPPSQQGVEELSEAVAGLDSVEEVMKFLEPERWQLDIEELYKPTWHVLGKSFIHNKKARGGADLNLLREEVRLYSCTPRNFSVSLREELKRTDAIFWPSCLLVKRCGGNCACCSHRCFDCQCVPARVTKKYHEVLLLKHRSGVKGLQKSMTDVLLEHHEECACVCKDDLD